One Glycine max cultivar Williams 82 chromosome 1, Glycine_max_v4.0, whole genome shotgun sequence genomic window, TAAGGTCTTTTCGAATGACATTGACCAAGGCTATTTTTAGCCAACGTCGACCTAAAAAATCCTAGCaaatgttgataaaaaaatctacCCAATATCGGTTAAAAAATAGCTTGGTCAATGCTGACCAATAGAATCTACCCGATGTCGACTGAAAAACATCATTGGTAAACGTTGGCCGAAAAATCCCTAGTcgaagttggctaaaaaatagtccTAACCAATGTCGGACAAAAAACCCTACCCAACATTGGCTATAAAATAGCCTTGGCTAATGTTGACTAAAAAATAGCTCTGACCGATGTCAACTGAAAAAACTCTAGTGGATGTCGACTGTAAGAACCTAGTCGATGTTGACTAAAAATAGTTATGTCCGATGTCAGTAAAAAATACCTAGCTGGTGTTAGCAGAAAAAACcctagccaacatcaaccaaaaaacctaACTAATGTAGTTAAGAAATAGCTCTAACTAATGTCAACCAGAAAACCCTAGTTGATGTCAGCAAAAAATCCTAACTGATGTCGGCTAAGAAAATCTATTTGACATCAGCCAAAACACTCTAGCTAACATTGGCTAAAAAAACAATCCTAGCCtatattggctaaaaaatagctttggctgATGTTGGCTGGAAAACCTAGCTGACGTCGGCTGAAAATCCCTAACAGGTgtctactcaaaagttagtcatgaccGATGTGAgtagaaaaaatctagccaacgtcgacaaaaaaaatcattggtcaacatcaactaaaaaaacCTGGATGACAACGGCCAAAAAAATCCTTGGCCGACGTTAGCAAAAATTTCCCATGGCTGACGTCAGTGaaaaaataaccctaaccaacatcatctaaaaaatatCTTAGCCGATATTGgcaaaaaatagttttgtttgacatcatacaaaaaaattctaacCGAAAAAACCTCGTCCAACGttagtgaaaaacaacttatgtcAATATCGGCcgtaaaaactttggtcaccTGTAGTTGTGAGTGTTGAGCGAGAAAGAGTCGTGAGCAAGAACGTGAGTTAGAGTGAGCACCtccgaaaaaagaatttcaaattatatatttttttgagagaatttgaaatctcattgttttagtcaatcaaaatgatttataaaaataccaaaaattaaatcttctttcaaatactctatccaaacaagttattttattctgaatcattttaaatttcttaaaaaaatgaatttcccTACTGAATTGCTCCATCCAAATacactattaattattttttttatctaaacttAGTGCAGCCCGTgagtatttgaatttgaaatataataaaaagatagGATAAAATAGAAACTGAGATAAACATCAAAGAAGTCATTCTATAAAACttctcaatttcaaatttacgGAGTGTGCATCAAACAAACCTGTCACAATTCGCTTTTATAACATCATCATTGTGGATTCCTCATTTGCCTTCTTCAATATTCAATATTATTCTATCAAGTTCAGCCAACATTGTGTATACATATTCTAGGGGCCTTAACGAATTTTACAATTATACTATActtcaatataatttattaattttcattctatttttttatttttcgaaTTGCCAATTTGTTAGTTGAAGTTTAATAATCAAGTCATTTCAACCTCATTtcatgataatttatttaatcactaacttgcaaaaaattggatctaaaaaattcaattttaataatgaCAATAATTATAGATATTGTTAATAATACTCTACAAGTGTTACAtacattaaaaaagaattaattttttaatatactaaagtagttatttcatcaattttggTATTGGAACCATCCCTATGTGTGGAAAAGAGATAGTTTTGTCCTTTTGGGaagatttttattgaaaaaagtaTACTTAGGAGGGGTGAGTTTCACGCTTGAACTCTATCTCACTAAAGTAACCAGGAGGTCTCACCTAGTAGGGTATCTTTCTAAGTATTACTCCTATGTTTTGATTTCGAATGATGTGTCATAGTGTTGCGAATTATCTCCGAAGAGGATTAATGtcccttttaatatatatggagTGAATTGTTGTTGAGGGTGAAACTTATATCCTTGAGATGAGTCATAGTGAGATGACAGGTTCAGATGTGTCGTATCTCATTCCTAAGTATCACCCTTATGTTTTGACTTTGAATGATGCGTCAGAGTATTTAGAACTACCTCCCAAGAGGATTAAtgccttttttttaatgtatatggGATGAATTGTTGTTGGTGGTGAAACCTGAATCCTTGAGACGTGAGATGGTGGTACAAAGGTGTCGTATCTCAACCCCCAATGGAATCCAAGTATTATATGATGTGTATTTGTTGTTGGTGGAGCTTATTCCTGAGACAAGCCATAGTGAGATGGCGGGTACGAAGGTTCCATATCTCACACCTCAAGGAATCCAAGTTGAGGGTGTAAATCTCCATGGAGTAGAGACTGTCTTTGGTGGTTGTATTCGGTGTACatggtgatgatgattgatAGACTCGTGATGATGATGTTTGATGGTTGACTATAATGTTTATACTTGATAATTGTACATGAGATATCATGCCTATGTGACTTGaatgttattgttttatttactttcaaatACCATGATTTAAAGATGACAAAGCTTATGTATTGGTTAATTGTTgagtttaaaatttgttttaagcaTGTTTGTTTTTGGTAACCTTACCCTTGTGTGTGTCACATGTGGTTGTGACTGTGATGATTTTGAACTTCATGTTCATGGGAACAAATTAGAAGGTGAACCTTTTTCTTTGGAGACATCGTGGATGGGCTTTCTTGAACCTTTTTCTTGTGTTTCCTTGTTGGTTTTATGAGTGTTAACCAACTTAAGTGTTTAAGATTTATCTCTTTAAAGAGTTGTATGTATATAGATGTGagttgttttcatgttttatcTTAGACAGATGTTGATGTTCCATGAGGCATGTGGTTTTATTCAATTGATCACTTTATATACATTGTTTTATCTTGAAGTTGTTGGTTTAAGCTTTTGGCTTTTGAAAATGCAAAAAgttcaaaagtgatttcacaaataaattaattcaagagtttgaaataaattaaaataaaatattttgctttGTTAGTTTTAAGTTATCATGTAGCAGAGACGAGTCATTATACACTCCTTCTCTCCCACACTCCTTAAGGCCAAACAAAATCTTAACCCAAAACTCACACAAACAACATAtgctatttatattttcaacaaaattaaatgaatgaatTCAATTTATCTtgcaatttcaattaaaatcacTTAATTGTGCATTTAGGAAAATCACGATGTTACTATTAGAGTGGAAAAGGCCTTAGATCCCTTAAGCAAAGTTTTAGGTTAAAGTCTTATAGtccaaaaaaacatgattgagaTGGAAGATCCCTAAGGATGACTAGTCAAGTTACCTGGTAGAGATTAGTCATTAGCAAATTAATGAATAATCTACACTAATGtcattgtaacaaaaaaatatatattttattcattaagttatgaaacttataaattattatgtaatttaagaaaaataactaaaaactaAATGTTGTAATCAACAGAATTAAGTACATTACAAAAATTGGTTTCCATAATATAATTAACCATGTTAGTtgcaactttttaaaaatacatttcaaaaactaattttcataaaaatatattttttaacaaaaaaaaataaaatatactaaagatgcaagaaagaaaaaaaaaggaagttgCAAATGGAATACCCCGTTAATTCATATGAAATATGGGTCGTAAACCTTCTCATTACTGTTTTTGGCTTTATTACAAAAATCATTAATCAAGGTCTACCTAAAGAGATCAAGCTATTAGGTACTCTTTAATACACTTAACCTCTTTAATACACTTGACAACTGCATACCCAAACTAGCAACTAATTTGAATCTTTTGCATGCCCAAACTAGCAACTAATCTTAAACCACGAAGAACACCATATAGCTTGGTAACAAAGTCAAAAGTGGATTctaagaattttgaaaatcctTTGATCCATTAATCGTCACTTCCCCTAATTAGACAATCACACCCAGCAGGTTCCATGATGCCTTTTCAAGCACCATTCACATTCGGTTTAAACCATAAGGAGAAAGCAGGTTACCAAGAAACAAAGACTTGAGTTGTAAAAGTTTTTAATGGACTATTATAGTAATCCAAGGCCTTGAAAGCTTATATTATAAAAGTTTGCATTATAGACTTATTGGTTTTTCCATGTCCAAAGGAACCAGTAAGCATGGGCCCATTAACTAGCCCATTAAAGCATTCAAGCTAACCAAACTCCTGGCATAAATTACATTGAATCCGAGTTATGAAGTGATCTTCATTGTCTTGTTTTATGTCCCCCACAGTTCATATCCCTCCCTGAAGCCTTGGAGTCCAAGGAAATGTTTatggtattattttttttttcctagggGATTTCTATTCTCACCCCCCCGAGAAATGTAAATTGACCTTGTTATcctcctcccttcctatacccctAACTTTTTCTCTTATTCCCTCACCATCCTCTTTCATGACACCCCCACCTCCTTTTCTCCCTTCTTTTTTCATCACAATCCAAACCCCAAATCTGCCTCCTATTAATCCTTCTTCTTTTGATTCATCTAAAGATTGGACTTGggattggtattttttttttacgtcaATGGAagcatgattttgttttttgtttttgaagataataatggaatcatgattttgttggtgTCTAGATTTTTACACATAACGAAATCATAATTCGATTGTATATTTTCTCCTAACAATTGTTTCCTATTTATGAATTAACATAATatgaattaatcaattattttttttggatataCATAATGGAttgaaatacttttatttttttgatgaaGTTACAATGTCAAGTGGTTGGGAAAATATGATTGATGCAAACCAAGATGTTTTTTTACCACTCCAATCAAGCACATGGAATATAGACCGATAATAATGGTTTGGGAAACTCGAATGAGGAAAATGATAGTGGTTTGGACATTGAGCCACAACCTAATTACTTGAATTTTCCAATAATTTCTTGATTGGTGAAGtatattgattaattgattttatttttgtgtatttttgtttatgtttgtgTTTTGTCATTGAAGgaaagagttttgttttgccttaaatatcttttaatacttgtaatttagtgttttttttcttctagtcattgtaattttttttttttgtttttagtccttacaatttaggtttgttttgtttttcattcttatgATGCTTTagataacactttttttttattgttcaaaacACTATCTAAAGtgttttaaggactaaaaacaaaacaaacataatttgaaagaactaaaaataaaaaataattttgcaacggcagaaataaaaaaaaaacactacattgtaaggactaaaaatatatttaaatcctttatttttttgttatttcaagAGCGAGATAATTTGTTGAAGTGGGTTCGAGATGCAAGAACGGAGCTTggatttgttattttcattgaaaGGTTAGAAACTAGGAGGAACACCTTTATCCTGTTGGCTAGCAAAAAGAACAAAAGTACAAACAATACAAAAATAAGTTAGTATGTAAATTTGCTTTTATGAATGCATTGGAGAATCGGTTGGAAATATGTAAAAACCCACCCATGTGGGTGATAATAATAGCAAAATGCAGGGTGAGAATAGCAACTCCCATGATGATTTTGCACCTTTTCCTAAGCTTTGCCCCGctgttcaaattttaaaaaatataagttaacctaaatagataaaaaaaaaaaaaaaacaaaacgagTAACCTTAGATATACTATTTATGTGATCAGTTCAGGGCCGGTCCCTGGTATTTATAAGCTCcaaggaaaataataaatacgattgcttttatatttaagtatttgtgTTGAGACTTGTCGTAATTGGGGTCACGAccatttgaatatataaatatatattataaaaaaatagacacaccattttattaaaaatgacaaattttgttacattaagcaaataaaatagatttaataattcaaaaggatatatcatattttttattcaatttacttttatgttattttctatcATTCGTTTTGTTCTAAAAATATcacacaacataaatatttatagatatATGGCCACATATATATATGGTAGACATGACAACTAGATAAATTCAAGATAGGATTGACTATCTTCATTTTCATCCTTATAGAAGGCATGATAGGttcaagtttaaaaaaaacaatttatatttttcaaaccaATCCTAGTCTTGATTGAGTTTTATTAGAGTTGGATAAACCTGTGAGAAatctatcatatttttttttataatttaatttatttatatattttaaaatattcatttatatttataattaatttaatttatattttatctctCGAAGAAAATTATCTAATTAGATCACTATCATCCATCATCGATAAAATATCGTTTAATATTAAagtttacacacacacatatatatatttttgctcCTTATTAATATactaacatttaattttattgtcttTACAATTTGAGTTTATGTTTCTTATTTGGTTGAAAATGCAAatgttttaaatcatttttaaaaaaatattttaaatctattcttatttttttaaaaaaaaactaacaaccaACATGTCACATCTTAATTTGAGAAAAAGAGagttgtagaataaaataataacttcaatctaattgtaaaattatatatatatatatatatatatatatatatatatatatatatatatatatatatatattataacactatagttttcttaaatttttttggacCCCTTTTAGCTGTGGGTTCTGTGCCATCACACCTCCAGATAGGCCCAAGGCCGAcactaaatcaatttaaatatatcaaaCTATCATATGTAGCTAAACTTCACTTAATTCCCTAAACTCTAACAATGAGCCTAATTCACCTAGTTTAGTTGGTTAAACATCATAGATGACTAGTTAATatttgacttcaatttttatgaataaaaaagtttaattatcaatttggttcctaaattatttaaaatacttaatttggTCTCCAAATTTTTAAAGCTCAAATTTAATTCTCTAATTTTTACAAATACCTCACTAGGTCCCTTCGATTCAATAGAGATTGAATGCGTTGAGTTGATGTACACTTGGCATCCTCTGGTTATTCGCAATGTTAACGACCATAAACAtcacataaaaatgaaaaaataaaataaaatgatacacAAACCcatcaaacttttttttgtttttttttttttggagcaaATTAAAAACTACTGGATCGGTAAtgattaaacaagtaaaactataaaaaaaaacttgtaacagccataattatttttttagctcCTCGCTAGAATTCCAGAGTATTTTAAGCTAtgagattaaaataattatgaatacttttgtcccaaattttaaaaacaaaaaagataaaatatgaaataagataattaatataacaaatgaaaaatcaaGTATACAAAGACATTATATaaagtatttataaaaatagcatagttcaaattaaaaactttttttaatcaaaaaccTTTTTTCCCGTAGCACTAAATTCTTCCATATCATCAACTATTTCAAGAAACGAAGATTTAATAAATGttaccaatttattttattattttaaaataataatgttatattagtaaataaaaggagttaataaaattaaggtaaaaatatatttataatactgTTTTTTGaggtatatatttataatactaatatattctttttattgtaaatttcttAACTAGTATTTTTACTTTGGATTCTTTTGCTGCAAAAATACCAAAcccttaataatataatattgaacTTTATGGGATTCGAGGAAGCCACCTACCACCACCTCCACCAAACACCAGTCCCCCGAAGTTGACCAAGCGAATCCCCACAACTAAgtgcaagacaaaaaaaaactccaaaTTCCAACTTCTCTTCTCTACTAATCCCTGGATGCTCTCTCTATAAAGGCCAAACTCACAAACCATACCCTAACAAATTGACCttattttgcaacaaaattcaattttgagcacTAACCAGCACCACTTCCAATGGCTTCAAATCATGAAGAAGTGATACTTTTGGGCAAGTGGGCCAGCCCATTTAGCAACAGAGTAGACCTTGCTCTCAAGCTCAAGGGAGTTCCCTACAAATACTCCGAGGAAGAtcttgctaacaagagtgctgATCTTCTCAGGTACAACCCCGTGCACAAGAAGGTTCCGGTTTTGGTCCACAATGGGAACCCATTACCCGAGTCACTTATCATTGTTGAATACATCGATGAGACATGGAAAAATAATCCCCTCTTGCCTCGAGACCCTTATGAGAGAGCCCTGGCTCGTTTCTGGTCTAAGACCTTAGATGACAAGGTTAGCAATCTTGCTTTGTTCTTTTCTTCCACTATTTTGATTATTGCATATTTggattagtgtttttttttttttcacggaaTGTTTGAATTAGTGTTGAATCatgtaaaattcaaatatttagtagattttaggtaaatatttgtatatttagtttaaaattgattgttagttgaattaatttaagtagTCTTTGTGGTggataagaaattttatattgagTTTTATTCTTaacttgttaaaataaaaagatctaACCATAAATCATTTAACATCAAAACCaattgtataaaattaattttataaggcTCTATCTAAATCATTGAGGTATCAATTCAAtccaaatttttatttcttaaaaaggaCGTCCAGTCAAACAACTTTctaaaagagaaaatttaaGTAAAGATTTTGGAAGTGTTTTTAgtattgtattttaaataaataaaaattagttattctccgataatttaaataataaaaatttatgtgaAAGATTAATATAGGTCATTAGATAAAGCTTTAAATTTGACTAGATGATAACATTAAAAACACTAAAATGCATGTAAGTTTAGTACTTTTGAAGAGCTAAAAGTATCTCTTTTTAGCAACAAAGATCTGTAAAATAAAGTTCTTAGAGGACACTTTTTTAAAGAGAAGTGAAAGAGAAAAGTATGGCTAAAGCAAGCACTACTATAGGGTAGAGATTTTAAGttgtcttttttggttttagatCTTGCCTGCTATATGGAATGCTTGCTGGAGTGATGAGAATGGACGTGAGAAAGCAGTGGAGGAAGCCTTGGAAGCATTGAAAATCCTGCAGGAAGCACTGAAAGACAAGAAATTTTTTGGAGGAGAGAGCATAGGATTGGTAGACATTGCTGCCAATTTCATTGGGTATTGGGTTGCCATATTGCAAGAGATTGCAGGGTTGGAGTTGCTCACCATTGAGAAATTTCCCAAGTTATATAAATGGAGTCAAGAGTTTATCAATCACCCTGTGATCAAGGAGGGCCTGCCTCCTAGAGATGAAttgtttgctttcttccaagCTTCTGCTAAAAAG contains:
- the GSTU4 gene encoding tau class glutathione S-transferase; the encoded protein is MASNHEEVILLGKWASPFSNRVDLALKLKGVPYKYSEEDLANKSADLLRYNPVHKKVPVLVHNGNPLPESLIIVEYIDETWKNNPLLPRDPYERALARFWSKTLDDKILPAIWNACWSDENGREKAVEEALEALKILQEALKDKKFFGGESIGLVDIAANFIGYWVAILQEIAGLELLTIEKFPKLYKWSQEFINHPVIKEGLPPRDELFAFFQASAKK